The following coding sequences are from one Fusobacterium perfoetens window:
- the tenA gene encoding thiaminase II gives MFTDELYESVKDLWTSFYSHPFVDGIGSGKLDKEKFKFYMIQDYLYLLDYAKVYSLGVVKSTDEETMAKFSSLADGILNTEMSIHRNYMKKLGITNEEIENTKMSLHNASYTHYMLAVSYAGGVPEIAVSLLSCLWSYEFIGKHLYNKYGIQDNFYADWIKGYISEEYHEMNEWLLELVNKYSENLSKREKEKLTEIFVNTSRYEGLFWDMAYKGEM, from the coding sequence ATGTTTACAGATGAACTTTACGAAAGTGTAAAGGATCTTTGGACAAGTTTTTATTCTCATCCATTTGTAGATGGTATAGGAAGTGGAAAACTTGACAAAGAAAAATTTAAGTTTTACATGATTCAAGACTATCTTTATCTGCTTGATTATGCTAAGGTTTATTCTCTTGGTGTTGTAAAAAGTACAGATGAAGAAACAATGGCAAAATTTTCAAGCCTTGCTGATGGGATCTTAAATACTGAGATGTCTATTCACAGAAATTATATGAAAAAACTGGGAATAACAAATGAAGAAATAGAAAATACAAAGATGTCTCTTCATAATGCTTCATACACTCATTATATGCTTGCAGTTTCTTATGCAGGTGGAGTTCCTGAAATTGCAGTTTCTTTACTTTCATGTTTATGGAGCTATGAGTTTATAGGAAAACATCTTTACAACAAATATGGAATACAAGACAATTTCTATGCTGACTGGATTAAAGGATACATTTCTGAAGAGTATCATGAAATGAATGAATGGCTTCTAGAACTTGTAAACAAATATTCAGAAAATCTTTCAAAAAGAGAGAAAGAAAAACTTACAGAAATTTTTGTAAATACAAGCAGATATGAGGGATTGTTCTGGGATATGGCTTATAAAGGAGAAATGTAG
- a CDS encoding ABC transporter substrate-binding protein translates to MTFKKIKYAVLMLLMLIIVGCGGTKEKAEKKLDTVDVVLDWYPNAIHCFLYNAIEKGYFEEEGIKVNIHFPSNASDPMALPAAKKADIGIYYLHHLVMARANENIPITSIGAITQKPLNVIIALKENNIKRAKDLERKTIGYSGGPLSEESLKAMVEYDGGDASKVKVIDVGFELLTSMITKQVDATIGGLVNHEVPVMEEKGLPVDYFYCTEYGMPNYYEELFVANDDLIKERKDVYVRFLKAANKGFNDMMNNPEESLDILLAKQEADQFPLSRNVETQSINILLPIMKEEGVPFLHQDAEVWQENINWLYDHKIIDKKVDANEMFINLYEEK, encoded by the coding sequence ATGACTTTTAAAAAAATAAAATATGCAGTGCTTATGCTTTTAATGTTAATCATTGTAGGTTGTGGTGGAACAAAAGAAAAAGCTGAGAAAAAACTTGATACAGTAGATGTTGTTCTTGACTGGTATCCAAATGCAATTCATTGTTTCTTATATAATGCTATTGAAAAAGGATATTTTGAAGAAGAGGGAATAAAAGTAAATATACATTTTCCATCAAATGCTTCAGATCCAATGGCTCTTCCAGCAGCTAAAAAAGCTGATATAGGTATATATTATCTTCATCATCTTGTAATGGCAAGAGCAAATGAAAATATTCCTATAACTTCAATAGGAGCTATTACTCAGAAACCTTTAAATGTTATTATTGCTCTTAAAGAAAATAATATTAAAAGAGCTAAAGATTTAGAAAGAAAAACTATAGGATATTCTGGTGGACCTCTTAGTGAAGAAAGTTTAAAAGCTATGGTTGAATATGACGGAGGAGATGCATCTAAAGTAAAAGTAATAGATGTAGGATTTGAACTTCTTACTTCAATGATAACTAAACAGGTTGATGCAACAATAGGAGGACTTGTAAATCACGAAGTTCCTGTTATGGAAGAGAAAGGACTTCCTGTAGATTATTTTTATTGTACAGAATATGGAATGCCTAACTACTATGAAGAACTTTTTGTTGCTAATGATGATTTAATAAAAGAAAGAAAAGATGTATATGTAAGATTTTTAAAAGCAGCTAATAAAGGATTTAATGATATGATGAATAATCCTGAAGAATCTTTAGATATCCTTCTTGCAAAACAAGAAGCAGATCAGTTCCCTTTAAGTAGAAATGTTGAAACACAAAGTATAAATATTCTTCTTCCTATAATGAAAGAAGAGGGAGTACCATTCTTACATCAAGATGCAGAAGTGTGGCAAGAAAATATAAATTGGTTATACGATCATAAAATTATAGATAAAAAAGTAGATGCTAATGAGATGTTTATAAATCTTTATGAAGAAAAATAA
- a CDS encoding DMT family transporter, whose amino-acid sequence MLDNKTKGIIFMLISSLGFSFMAVSIKYVGDIPLFEKIFFRNLVSLFVALWGLRKVGNFSVLLGQKGNRGYLIGRAVAGLLGVVANFYAIAYLPLANANILNKLSPFVVLFLSAYFLKEKLRKIQIAGFFISFFGVILIIKPTMDFNILPSLSALASAVFAGIAYTIVRVLGNRKENPNTIVFVFSLISVLGIFPFMMMDYVQPSFKELMILLSIGVFATFGQFGLTYAYKYSKASEVSIYTYSSIIFTVILGFFFFGEIPDVLTVIGGIIVTAVAVKLYFVFKEKE is encoded by the coding sequence ATGTTGGACAACAAAACAAAGGGAATAATTTTTATGCTTATATCGTCGTTAGGATTTAGTTTTATGGCAGTAAGCATTAAATATGTAGGTGATATTCCCCTTTTTGAAAAAATATTTTTCAGAAATTTAGTAAGTCTTTTTGTTGCCCTTTGGGGTTTAAGAAAAGTTGGAAATTTTAGTGTGCTTTTGGGACAGAAAGGAAACAGAGGCTATCTTATAGGAAGAGCAGTAGCAGGTCTTTTAGGGGTGGTGGCAAATTTTTATGCAATAGCCTATCTTCCTCTTGCAAATGCAAATATTCTTAATAAACTTTCACCATTTGTAGTACTTTTTTTATCTGCATATTTTTTAAAAGAAAAACTTAGAAAAATACAAATAGCAGGATTTTTTATTAGTTTTTTTGGTGTTATTCTTATAATAAAACCTACTATGGACTTTAATATTCTTCCAAGTCTTTCAGCACTTGCTTCAGCTGTATTTGCTGGAATAGCTTATACAATTGTAAGAGTACTTGGGAATAGAAAAGAAAATCCTAATACTATAGTATTTGTATTTTCACTTATTTCTGTTTTAGGGATTTTTCCATTTATGATGATGGATTATGTACAGCCTTCTTTTAAAGAACTTATGATTTTATTGAGCATAGGAGTTTTTGCTACTTTTGGACAATTTGGACTTACTTATGCTTATAAATATTCAAAGGCATCAGAAGTATCAATTTATACATATTCAAGTATAATTTTTACTGTTATTTTAGGATTCTTTTTCTTTGGAGAAATACCAGATGTGCTTACAGTAATAGGTGGTATAATTGTAACAGCAGTTGCTGTGAAATTATATTTTGTTTTTAAAGAAAAAGAATAA
- a CDS encoding ABC transporter ATP-binding protein: MKVLELEDISFSYDGGIPLLKDISFSLEKNEFLSIVGSSGCGKSTIIKLIAGIEKADKGIIKGLSTGYMPQRDLLLPWRTVLENIMLPVELNKKNREEGKKKAVTYLKKLHLDEYQDKLPQELSGGMRQRVSFLRTLLTEADILLLDEPFSALDAITKEYLQKWLLDTLKEFDKSIIFITHDINEALFLSDRILVCKDKPLDSFAEFVVPKDKENNVEKIAEMKKEILHIIRGDN, translated from the coding sequence ATGAAAGTTTTGGAACTGGAAGATATTTCTTTTTCATATGATGGAGGAATTCCTCTTTTAAAAGATATATCTTTCTCATTGGAAAAAAATGAATTTCTGTCAATAGTCGGAAGCAGCGGCTGTGGGAAATCAACTATTATAAAACTTATAGCAGGAATAGAGAAGGCTGACAAAGGAATAATCAAAGGACTTTCAACAGGATATATGCCTCAAAGAGACCTGCTTCTTCCATGGAGAACAGTTCTTGAAAATATTATGCTTCCTGTTGAACTTAATAAAAAAAACAGAGAAGAAGGGAAAAAGAAAGCAGTAACTTACTTAAAAAAACTTCATCTTGATGAATATCAGGATAAGCTTCCTCAGGAACTTTCAGGGGGAATGAGACAGAGAGTTTCTTTTTTAAGAACTCTTCTTACAGAAGCTGATATTCTTCTTCTTGATGAACCTTTCAGTGCTCTTGATGCAATAACAAAAGAGTATCTTCAAAAATGGCTTCTTGATACTCTTAAAGAGTTTGACAAAAGTATAATATTTATAACACATGATATAAATGAAGCTCTCTTCCTTTCAGATAGGATTCTTGTCTGCAAAGATAAACCTCTTGATTCTTTTGCTGAATTTGTAGTTCCAAAAGATAAAGAAAATAATGTTGAAAAAATAGCAGAAATGAAAAAAGAGATTTTACATATTATAAGAGGTGACAACTAA
- a CDS encoding ABC transporter substrate-binding protein yields MERLMRLKVLFVSLLAFVFLVGCTSEKEPVKEEKPLETVDVVLDWYPNALYSFIYVAMEKGYFEEEGIKVNIHFPANASDPLALTAAKKADIGFYFLHHLVMARANENIPVKAIGVVVKKPLTVVMSLKENNITRPKDLEGKLVGYSGGPLTEGTLDTMVLKDGGDPSKVEVLDIGFELLTGMITKKVDATIGGLINHEVPVMLEKGFEINYFYPSEYGVPDYYENLLVANDELIEERKDVYTKFLKACARGAEDMKNNPEESLDILLSKQAAEQFPLSRSVEKQSTDILLSFMFNGDTPFLYQEKEVWEKNIDWLYDQKIIKRKIDAEEMFVNLLPLNE; encoded by the coding sequence ATGGAAAGACTTATGAGATTGAAAGTTCTGTTTGTATCACTTTTAGCTTTTGTTTTCTTAGTAGGATGTACATCTGAAAAAGAGCCAGTAAAAGAAGAGAAACCTCTTGAGACTGTAGATGTTGTTCTTGATTGGTATCCAAATGCTCTTTACAGTTTTATTTATGTTGCTATGGAAAAAGGATATTTTGAAGAAGAAGGAATAAAAGTAAATATACATTTTCCTGCAAATGCTTCAGATCCATTAGCTCTTACAGCAGCTAAAAAAGCTGACATAGGATTTTATTTCCTTCATCATCTTGTAATGGCAAGAGCAAATGAGAATATTCCTGTAAAAGCAATAGGGGTTGTAGTAAAAAAACCACTTACAGTTGTTATGTCTCTTAAAGAAAACAATATTACAAGACCAAAAGATTTAGAAGGAAAACTTGTAGGATATTCAGGAGGACCTTTAACAGAAGGGACTTTGGATACAATGGTTTTAAAAGATGGAGGAGATCCTTCTAAAGTTGAAGTTTTAGATATAGGATTTGAACTTCTTACTGGAATGATAACTAAAAAGGTTGATGCAACAATAGGAGGACTTATCAATCACGAAGTCCCTGTAATGCTTGAAAAAGGATTTGAAATTAATTATTTCTATCCAAGTGAGTATGGAGTTCCTGATTATTATGAAAATCTTCTTGTTGCCAATGATGAGCTTATAGAAGAAAGAAAAGATGTTTATACAAAATTTTTAAAAGCCTGTGCAAGAGGAGCAGAGGATATGAAAAACAATCCTGAAGAATCTCTTGATATACTTCTTTCAAAACAGGCAGCAGAACAGTTCCCTTTAAGCAGAAGTGTAGAAAAACAAAGTACAGATATACTTTTATCTTTTATGTTTAACGGAGACACTCCTTTCTTGTATCAAGAGAAGGAAGTGTGGGAAAAAAATATAGACTGGCTTTATGACCAGAAAATTATAAAAAGAAAAATAGATGCAGAGGAGATGTTTGTAAATCTTTTGCCTCTTAATGAGTGA
- a CDS encoding metallophosphoesterase family protein, producing the protein MKILHTSDWHLGKKLDGYERIDEQRKFLSDLLNIIENNNIDLLITAGDIYDSPNPPIEAERLYYDFIKKLGNLNKCTAIFIAGNHDSGKRLTVTRNIERDYGVIILESPSEILDQGQYGTAIISNSYEGSFEIETNGKKAFISFLPYISEIEAETIVKNFSENNNEEIDITSMTYSEKIKYIYKFKEKNWNKKIPYIALGHIFVSNNEVDESENGLEFGGAYTVKLSDLPNSDYTALGHIHKPMKFLKYNAFYSGSPIEYRVSENRYSKKIIIADVERENLKFNEIDITNYKPINRYICKSIEEAIELSQQKSKSNEWIYLEIESDKTLVAGEVKKIKENKNVVDIYLKLKGSSYESEEILDDSMEKNIEEAFIKYYKFSKNNAEIEPSKEILNLFEKLITEEENTKGEEV; encoded by the coding sequence ATGAAAATACTTCATACATCAGACTGGCATCTTGGAAAAAAACTTGATGGTTATGAAAGAATTGACGAACAAAGAAAATTTCTTTCTGACTTATTAAATATAATAGAAAATAATAATATTGATCTGCTTATAACAGCAGGAGATATTTACGACAGTCCAAATCCTCCAATTGAAGCTGAAAGACTTTACTATGACTTCATTAAAAAACTTGGAAATTTAAACAAATGTACTGCTATTTTTATAGCAGGAAATCACGACAGTGGAAAAAGACTTACTGTTACAAGAAATATTGAAAGAGATTATGGGGTTATAATTCTTGAGTCTCCATCTGAAATTTTAGATCAGGGACAATATGGAACTGCCATTATTTCAAATTCTTATGAGGGAAGTTTTGAAATTGAAACAAATGGGAAAAAAGCTTTTATTTCTTTTCTTCCTTACATAAGTGAAATTGAAGCTGAAACTATAGTAAAAAACTTTTCAGAAAACAATAATGAAGAAATTGATATTACTTCTATGACATACAGTGAAAAAATAAAATATATTTATAAATTTAAAGAAAAAAATTGGAACAAAAAAATTCCATATATTGCTTTGGGACATATTTTTGTATCAAACAATGAGGTTGACGAAAGCGAAAATGGACTTGAATTTGGAGGAGCTTACACAGTGAAACTTTCAGATTTACCAAATAGCGACTATACCGCTCTTGGACACATTCATAAACCTATGAAATTTTTAAAATACAATGCTTTTTACAGTGGCTCTCCTATAGAATACCGTGTTTCAGAAAATAGATACAGCAAAAAAATAATAATTGCAGATGTAGAAAGAGAAAATTTAAAATTTAACGAAATTGACATCACTAATTATAAGCCGATAAACAGATATATTTGCAAAAGTATTGAAGAGGCTATTGAGTTGTCTCAGCAAAAATCAAAAAGCAACGAATGGATTTATCTTGAAATTGAATCTGATAAAACTCTTGTGGCAGGAGAAGTAAAAAAAATAAAGGAAAATAAAAATGTTGTAGATATTTATCTTAAACTTAAAGGAAGCTCCTATGAATCAGAAGAAATTCTTGATGACTCTATGGAAAAAAATATAGAAGAAGCATTTATAAAATACTATAAATTTTCAAAGAATAATGCTGAAATAGAACCAAGCAAAGAAATTCTTAATCTTTTTGAAAAACTTATTACAGAAGAAGAAAATACTAAAGGAGAAGAAGTATAA
- a CDS encoding ABC transporter permease, whose amino-acid sequence MKRPSPALMSTIIFFLIWEIGARYLGMLFILPWPTAILKKIWDLRVPLFKYHLPATLEIAVISILLSLILGAFLAIIMDRSQYIEECIYPIIVTTQTIPITALAPIFILWFGYTIWSKILVSVIIAFFPVTITLHDGLKATKQDYIELFKSMNASDWDIFMKLKVPSSIPYFFSSLKIAIPLVLIGAAIGEWLGANAGLGYFSKRMMTQLDGAGVFAPIVLISVIAIIFVQLITIIEKKILVWRKD is encoded by the coding sequence ATGAAGAGACCTTCCCCAGCTTTAATGTCAACAATTATATTTTTTCTGATTTGGGAAATCGGAGCAAGATATTTAGGAATGCTTTTTATACTTCCATGGCCTACAGCTATTTTGAAAAAGATATGGGATTTAAGAGTACCTCTTTTTAAATATCATCTTCCAGCTACACTGGAAATAGCAGTAATTTCAATCCTTCTTTCTTTAATATTGGGAGCTTTTCTTGCAATTATTATGGACAGAAGCCAATATATAGAAGAATGTATTTATCCTATTATAGTAACAACACAGACTATACCAATAACAGCACTTGCACCTATATTTATTTTGTGGTTTGGATATACAATATGGAGTAAAATTTTAGTTTCAGTTATAATAGCTTTTTTCCCTGTGACAATAACTCTTCACGACGGATTAAAGGCTACAAAGCAGGATTACATAGAACTTTTTAAAAGTATGAATGCTTCAGACTGGGATATTTTTATGAAATTAAAAGTACCTTCAAGCATACCTTATTTTTTCTCTTCTTTAAAAATAGCAATTCCTCTTGTACTTATAGGAGCAGCTATAGGAGAATGGCTTGGAGCAAATGCAGGGCTTGGATATTTCAGCAAAAGAATGATGACACAGCTTGACGGAGCAGGTGTATTTGCACCTATAGTTCTTATCTCTGTTATTGCCATTATTTTTGTACAGCTGATTACTATCATAGAAAAGAAAATACTTGTGTGGAGGAAGGATTAA